From the genome of Solidesulfovibrio carbinolicus, one region includes:
- a CDS encoding response regulator: MGNAGKILVADDSAVMQNVLKKILLGIGCRDVRTVANGQAAWELLESEKDFELVFADLRMPRLSGLALLDRIRQTPAMQALPVVIISSEADPARILEAGQHNATAYVVKPFSVEKISGVVKSILGR; encoded by the coding sequence ATGGGCAATGCCGGAAAAATTCTGGTCGCGGACGATTCCGCGGTCATGCAAAACGTGCTGAAGAAGATTCTTCTCGGCATCGGCTGCCGGGACGTGCGCACCGTGGCCAACGGGCAGGCGGCCTGGGAGCTGCTGGAAAGCGAGAAGGACTTCGAGCTGGTGTTCGCCGACCTGCGCATGCCCCGGCTGTCCGGCCTGGCGCTTTTGGACAGGATTCGCCAGACACCGGCCATGCAGGCCCTGCCCGTGGTCATCATCAGCAGCGAGGCCGATCCGGCCCGCATCCTGGAAGCCGGCCAGCACAACGCCACGGCCTATGTGGTCAAGCCGTTTTCCGTCGAAAAAATCTCCGGCGTCGTCAAAAGCATCCTGGGGCGGTAG